One window from the genome of Pseudalkalibacillus hwajinpoensis encodes:
- a CDS encoding NCS2 family permease has product MFNSFFRLKENGTNVKTEFLAGLTTFLTMVYIVIVNPIILSSTGVPFDTVFIATIIAAVVGTLWMGLFANYPIAIAPGMGLNAYFAFSVVGGQAGVSYQVAFGAVFIAGLLFIILSLTPFREKLIEAIPTNLKLGITAGIGLFIAFIGLRMTGIIVADEENLVGLGNLHSPEVLLALVGLMITLILMARNVPGALFFGMIITAIIAIFTGQLEFKEGFMQAPSAPELFIFGSPLQAIKDMIEYGLYAVVFSFLLVTLFDTTGTMVGVAEQAGLMKGKKMPRARQALLADSIGTTVGAIFGTSPTSAYLESSAGVAAGGRTGLTSVVVSVLFIVSAFFGPLVGSLSGLSAITAPTLIIVGSLMIGAVGKIDWSEFDEAFPAFLIILTMPLTASIATGIALGFITYPILKIVKGKWREVHPLLYLFAVLFFYQLAFLPHA; this is encoded by the coding sequence ATGTTTAACTCCTTTTTCCGGTTAAAAGAAAATGGAACTAACGTTAAAACAGAATTCCTTGCAGGATTAACGACTTTCCTGACAATGGTATATATTGTAATAGTTAACCCAATTATACTATCTTCAACAGGTGTGCCATTCGATACCGTCTTTATCGCCACGATTATTGCAGCTGTTGTTGGAACACTCTGGATGGGACTTTTCGCGAATTATCCAATCGCGATCGCTCCCGGTATGGGCCTGAACGCCTACTTTGCGTTCTCCGTTGTAGGTGGACAAGCAGGCGTATCCTACCAAGTTGCCTTTGGTGCCGTATTTATTGCCGGACTACTGTTCATTATTCTTTCATTAACACCGTTTCGTGAAAAGCTTATCGAAGCCATTCCTACGAATTTGAAGCTTGGTATTACAGCAGGTATCGGACTTTTCATCGCGTTTATCGGACTTCGCATGACAGGAATTATCGTCGCAGATGAAGAGAACCTTGTTGGTCTAGGAAATCTTCATTCCCCTGAAGTTCTTCTAGCGCTTGTTGGACTTATGATTACACTTATTCTGATGGCCCGAAATGTTCCAGGTGCACTCTTCTTCGGAATGATCATCACGGCTATCATTGCTATTTTTACAGGACAGCTTGAATTTAAGGAAGGCTTCATGCAAGCACCTTCTGCTCCCGAACTTTTCATCTTCGGAAGTCCACTTCAGGCCATTAAGGATATGATTGAATACGGATTATATGCCGTTGTCTTCTCATTCCTACTCGTCACACTCTTTGATACGACGGGCACAATGGTCGGTGTGGCAGAACAGGCTGGTTTGATGAAAGGAAAGAAAATGCCACGTGCACGTCAGGCACTTCTTGCTGACTCGATCGGAACAACTGTCGGAGCGATCTTTGGAACAAGCCCAACTAGTGCTTACCTTGAATCCTCTGCTGGTGTTGCTGCCGGCGGGCGAACTGGTTTAACATCAGTCGTCGTTTCTGTACTCTTTATCGTCTCAGCTTTCTTTGGACCACTTGTCGGTTCTCTATCTGGACTTTCCGCCATCACAGCTCCCACTCTTATCATCGTCGGAAGCTTAATGATTGGCGCCGTTGGTAAAATTGATTGGAGTGAATTTGATGAGGCGTTTCCTGCCTTCTTGATCATTCTCACAATGCCACTTACGGCAAGTATTGCTACAGGAATCGCGCTTGGGTTTATTACGTACCCCATTTTAAAGATCGTAAAAGGGAAATGGCGTGAGGTTCATCCGCTTCTTTATCTTTTCGCTGTGTTATTCTTCTATCAGCTCGCTTTCCTACCACATGCTTAA
- a CDS encoding YwhD family protein: MANEEEQKPKKKPSTGFNILSGDSTDGHGGYGVGTINLDNVSPVIIDPTTDEIYVDVGALHARSALEKRKKLVKTREEVPDGHTAWIVWVTLQRSEEGPFYYGIGACEFFLNAEAKRAWKSMPEHVNNMDKSMKGKVIVDHMDDKSKKMLREYLIEFDKDVYERSSDDVKLGLQD; the protein is encoded by the coding sequence ATGGCAAATGAAGAAGAACAAAAACCAAAAAAGAAGCCTTCAACAGGTTTTAATATTTTAAGTGGGGACTCCACAGATGGACACGGCGGTTACGGAGTAGGAACGATTAACCTCGATAACGTTTCCCCTGTGATTATCGATCCGACAACGGATGAAATTTATGTTGATGTTGGCGCATTGCATGCACGTAGTGCCCTTGAGAAACGGAAGAAGCTCGTTAAGACGCGTGAAGAAGTACCTGATGGCCATACTGCTTGGATCGTATGGGTTACCCTTCAACGAAGTGAAGAAGGTCCTTTCTATTATGGCATTGGTGCCTGTGAATTCTTCTTAAATGCCGAAGCGAAGCGGGCATGGAAAAGCATGCCAGAGCATGTGAATAATATGGATAAATCCATGAAAGGTAAAGTGATCGTGGACCATATGGATGACAAATCCAAGAAAATGCTTCGTGAGTATTTGATTGAGTTCGATAAAGACGTCTATGAGCGTTCAAGTGATGACGTGAAATTAGGACTTCAAGACTAA
- a CDS encoding DUF2164 domain-containing protein, giving the protein MWNQIPREKKKELIERIQSYFYDERDEEIGELAAENFLHFVMAEIGPTLYNAGISDAIGMTEQKWMSIEQDLEALKKADPK; this is encoded by the coding sequence ATGTGGAATCAAATCCCTCGTGAGAAAAAGAAAGAGCTTATTGAGCGCATTCAATCATATTTCTATGATGAACGTGATGAAGAAATAGGTGAGCTCGCAGCAGAGAATTTTCTCCATTTTGTTATGGCAGAGATCGGGCCAACTCTATACAATGCCGGTATTTCAGATGCAATTGGCATGACAGAGCAGAAGTGGATGAGTATTGAGCAAGACCTTGAAGCATTAAAGAAAGCAGATCCAAAATAA
- a CDS encoding transglycosylase domain-containing protein produces the protein MKWLRIERFHYWKRWTMLLSRLMMICIVIIGLSAGSLYLLTVFMGAPELQVPQTTIYYDHKENVISESNKDGQNRYWVDLDHISPHVIDATIAIEDRHFYDHMGFDFKRIGGAILADIKAMAKVQGASTITQQYARNLFLEHDKTWTRKIAEAFYAYRLEVHYSKEDILEGYLNTIYYGHGSYGIESAARTYFGKKAEDLSVAESAMLAGIPKGPGYYSPYADAERAEERQSTVLQAMVTNHALTESEANQAEMEQMALETFTEDTKPEIAPYFAQEVKKQLKSVLSLDERVIEQGGLHVYTTLDTSMQNAAEKWVESSIDKKSDIQAALVAMEPTSGAVKVMIGGRDYTESKFNRATMAKRTPGSTFKPLLYYAAIKNGFTPSTLIRSEPTTFYYDNERKTYSPHNYGDVYANDEITLAQALALSDNIVAVKTHMFLEEKTLVNTAKSFGITSKLSAIPSLALGTKPVGMMEMTEAYSMLANGGYGVSPYYIEKVTDRDGKVIYEHKSESELVLDPDAAFVTTSMMTGVFDESLNDYTRVTGSGVDHLLTRPAAAKTGSTSTDSWMVGFTPQLTAAVWVGYDKGEKLNHRNDGSYTKKIWVNFIEDALAEEKATDFEEPENVVGVEIDAQTGLIATENCPVKRLTYYIEGTEPTHLCEDHPGTVPNGKENEQKGLLERFFQWVR, from the coding sequence ATGAAATGGCTCAGAATTGAGCGATTCCATTATTGGAAGCGTTGGACAATGCTTCTAAGTAGGCTAATGATGATATGTATTGTAATAATCGGGCTATCCGCTGGATCGCTCTATTTGCTAACTGTTTTCATGGGAGCTCCTGAGCTTCAAGTACCGCAAACAACGATTTATTATGATCATAAGGAAAATGTGATTAGCGAGAGTAATAAAGACGGTCAGAATCGCTACTGGGTTGACCTTGATCACATTTCTCCTCATGTCATAGATGCCACGATTGCCATTGAAGATCGGCATTTTTATGATCATATGGGCTTTGATTTCAAACGGATTGGCGGGGCTATTCTCGCTGATATAAAAGCGATGGCGAAGGTTCAAGGAGCAAGTACGATTACGCAGCAATACGCCCGTAATCTATTTTTGGAACATGATAAAACGTGGACACGAAAAATCGCAGAAGCTTTCTATGCTTATCGACTTGAAGTTCATTATTCAAAGGAAGATATTCTAGAAGGATATTTAAATACGATTTATTATGGTCACGGATCATACGGAATAGAATCAGCCGCAAGAACGTACTTCGGAAAAAAAGCTGAGGATCTTTCGGTTGCTGAATCTGCCATGCTCGCCGGCATTCCAAAAGGACCAGGTTATTACTCTCCATATGCTGATGCAGAAAGAGCAGAGGAACGACAAAGCACAGTCCTTCAAGCGATGGTAACAAATCATGCTCTAACCGAATCAGAAGCAAACCAGGCAGAAATGGAACAGATGGCTCTAGAAACCTTTACAGAAGATACTAAGCCTGAAATTGCTCCATATTTTGCACAAGAGGTTAAGAAGCAATTAAAGTCCGTACTTTCACTTGATGAACGTGTTATTGAGCAAGGAGGATTACACGTTTATACTACGCTTGATACATCAATGCAAAATGCTGCCGAAAAATGGGTAGAATCAAGTATTGATAAAAAAAGCGACATACAAGCTGCTCTCGTAGCGATGGAGCCTACATCAGGAGCTGTAAAAGTGATGATTGGTGGCCGCGATTATACAGAAAGTAAATTCAACCGAGCAACGATGGCCAAAAGGACACCAGGATCGACGTTTAAGCCGCTGCTATATTATGCCGCAATCAAAAATGGCTTTACGCCGTCTACGCTTATTCGTAGTGAACCTACAACTTTTTACTATGATAATGAACGCAAAACCTACTCACCGCATAATTATGGGGATGTTTACGCGAATGATGAAATCACACTCGCACAGGCACTTGCCCTTTCAGATAATATAGTCGCTGTGAAAACACACATGTTTCTAGAAGAAAAAACGCTCGTGAATACAGCCAAATCATTCGGCATTACAAGTAAGCTGTCTGCTATTCCCTCATTAGCTCTCGGCACTAAGCCCGTAGGCATGATGGAAATGACGGAAGCCTATAGTATGCTTGCAAACGGTGGATATGGTGTCTCACCTTATTATATTGAAAAAGTCACGGATCGAGATGGAAAGGTCATCTACGAACACAAATCTGAATCTGAACTTGTATTGGATCCTGATGCTGCCTTTGTCACAACAAGCATGATGACGGGTGTTTTCGATGAATCCTTAAATGATTATACACGCGTAACAGGCTCAGGCGTTGATCATCTATTAACACGTCCAGCTGCCGCTAAAACAGGTTCTACTTCAACTGATAGCTGGATGGTTGGATTTACACCTCAGTTAACAGCGGCCGTCTGGGTTGGTTATGACAAAGGAGAGAAGCTAAATCATCGAAACGATGGTTCGTATACGAAGAAAATTTGGGTGAATTTCATTGAGGATGCACTGGCGGAAGAAAAAGCGACCGATTTTGAGGAGCCTGAAAATGTTGTCGGTGTCGAAATTGATGCGCAAACAGGTTTAATCGCTACTGAAAACTGTCCTGTGAAACGCTTAACTTATTATATAGAAGGAACCGAACCAACTCACCTTTGTGAAGATCATCCCGGAACGGTCCCTAATGGAAAAGAAAATGAACAGAAAGGACTTTTGGAGCGTTTCTTCCAATGGGTCCGTTAA
- the bacA gene encoding undecaprenyl-diphosphate phosphatase, with amino-acid sequence MEMMIAIILGIVEGITEFLPVSSTGHLILTGYWLGFIGERAKTFEIVIQLGSILAVVVMYRHRFADLLSPNSERKGLTLIHLMFGMIPAVVAGFLLHGFIKSYLFSPYTVVIGLVIGGVLMIVADLKKGAPISSSLDELTWKQAFSIGVFQCLALWPGFSRSGATISGGVLLGTTHKTAAEFSFILAVPMMVAASGYDLLQSYQYLSVSDIPVFLTGFLTAFLVALLAIVTFIKFIERVRLIPFAIYRFVLAFFVWMILF; translated from the coding sequence ATGGAGATGATGATTGCGATTATCCTTGGAATTGTAGAAGGGATAACGGAATTTCTGCCCGTTTCATCTACAGGTCATTTGATTTTAACGGGATATTGGCTTGGTTTTATTGGTGAACGGGCAAAAACATTTGAGATTGTGATTCAGCTTGGCTCTATTTTAGCTGTGGTCGTGATGTATCGGCATCGATTTGCGGATTTATTATCACCAAATAGCGAGAGAAAAGGATTAACCCTGATTCATCTTATGTTTGGAATGATTCCAGCTGTCGTAGCAGGATTTCTTCTTCATGGCTTTATTAAAAGTTATCTTTTCTCCCCTTACACGGTTGTGATCGGACTTGTGATTGGTGGCGTGTTAATGATCGTAGCTGACTTGAAAAAGGGGGCGCCAATTAGCTCGAGCCTGGATGAATTAACATGGAAGCAGGCTTTTTCTATTGGAGTATTTCAATGTCTTGCTCTCTGGCCTGGATTTTCAAGGTCAGGTGCAACGATTTCAGGTGGCGTCTTGCTCGGAACAACGCATAAAACAGCTGCTGAATTTTCATTTATTCTAGCTGTACCAATGATGGTGGCGGCGAGTGGATATGATTTATTGCAAAGTTATCAGTATTTATCTGTATCCGACATTCCTGTGTTCCTAACAGGCTTTTTAACAGCGTTTTTGGTGGCGCTTTTGGCTATTGTAACATTTATTAAATTCATTGAACGCGTCCGTCTCATCCCTTTTGCGATTTACCGATTTGTGCTTGCTTTTTTTGTTTGGATGATTTTATTTTAG
- the speE gene encoding polyamine aminopropyltransferase, with the protein MELWYTEKQTERFGITAKIKQTLHTEQTDFQRLDMIETEEFGNMLVLDGMVMTTEKDEFVYHEMVAHVPLFTHPNPKHVLVVGGGDGGVIREVLKHPSVEKATLVEIDGKVIEYSKKYLPTIAGALDNERVEVLVDDGFMHIAKSEGEYDVIMVDSTEPVGPAAKLFERGFYEGISKALKEDGIFVAQTDNPWFKADLITQVSKDVREIFPITRVYTANIPTYPSGLWTFTIGSKKNDPLEVPESRFHEIETKYYTKELHNACFALPKFVQDLVK; encoded by the coding sequence ATGGAATTATGGTACACAGAGAAACAAACGGAACGCTTCGGCATTACGGCGAAAATTAAGCAGACGCTGCATACGGAACAAACGGACTTTCAGCGTCTTGATATGATTGAAACAGAAGAATTCGGTAACATGCTCGTACTCGACGGTATGGTTATGACAACGGAGAAGGATGAGTTTGTTTACCATGAGATGGTCGCACACGTGCCCCTTTTCACACATCCAAACCCGAAACACGTACTTGTTGTTGGTGGCGGTGATGGAGGCGTTATTCGTGAAGTATTGAAGCATCCGTCTGTTGAAAAAGCAACGCTTGTTGAAATCGATGGCAAAGTGATCGAGTATTCGAAAAAGTACTTACCTACTATCGCAGGAGCGCTAGATAACGAGCGTGTTGAGGTCCTCGTTGATGATGGCTTTATGCATATCGCGAAAAGCGAAGGCGAGTATGACGTGATCATGGTTGATTCCACTGAGCCGGTAGGACCAGCTGCAAAGCTTTTTGAACGTGGTTTCTATGAAGGTATTTCAAAAGCACTAAAAGAAGATGGTATTTTCGTTGCGCAGACGGACAACCCTTGGTTTAAAGCAGACTTAATTACGCAAGTATCAAAAGATGTAAGAGAAATCTTCCCGATTACGCGCGTATACACAGCGAACATTCCAACTTACCCGAGTGGCCTGTGGACGTTTACGATTGGATCTAAAAAGAATGATCCGCTTGAAGTACCTGAAAGTCGCTTCCACGAGATTGAGACAAAGTACTATACGAAAGAGCTTCACAATGCTTGCTTCGCACTTCCGAAATTCGTACAGGACCTTGTAAAATGA
- the speB gene encoding agmatinase — MKFDEAYSGNVFILSNPSFDESNVVIYGMPMDWTVSFRPGSRFGPGRIREASLGLEEYSPYADRHLEEIRYFDAGDIPLPFGNPQRSIDMIEEYLDSLLEAGKFPLGMGGEHLVTWPILKAFHKKYDDLALIHIDAHADLREEYEGEALSHSTPVRKICGLIGAENVYSFGIRSGMREEFQFAKESGMHMHKFEVAEPLEKVLPTLKGRNVYVTIDIDVLDPAHAPGTGTAEAGGITSKELLEAISAIAGSEINVVGADLVEVAPAYDPSEQTPIAASKFIREMLLGWTHKK; from the coding sequence ATGAAATTCGATGAAGCTTATTCAGGTAACGTGTTTATTCTAAGTAACCCATCCTTCGACGAAAGTAATGTGGTTATCTATGGTATGCCAATGGACTGGACAGTTAGCTTTCGTCCCGGATCTCGCTTTGGGCCAGGACGCATTCGTGAGGCTTCATTAGGACTTGAAGAATATAGTCCTTATGCAGATCGTCATCTTGAAGAAATTCGTTATTTCGATGCAGGAGATATTCCACTTCCATTCGGTAATCCTCAGCGAAGCATTGATATGATTGAGGAATATCTTGATTCTTTGCTTGAAGCGGGAAAATTCCCACTTGGTATGGGTGGGGAGCACCTTGTAACGTGGCCCATTCTAAAAGCTTTTCACAAAAAATACGATGATCTTGCTTTGATCCATATCGATGCACACGCGGATTTGCGTGAAGAGTATGAAGGAGAGGCTCTTTCTCACTCCACACCTGTTCGTAAAATTTGTGGATTGATTGGTGCTGAGAACGTATACTCATTCGGCATTCGTTCTGGTATGCGTGAAGAGTTTCAATTCGCAAAAGAATCCGGTATGCACATGCACAAATTTGAAGTAGCAGAACCACTTGAAAAAGTCCTACCAACGCTTAAAGGACGCAATGTGTATGTAACGATTGATATCGATGTTCTTGACCCTGCTCATGCGCCTGGGACAGGCACTGCTGAAGCAGGTGGGATCACATCCAAAGAGTTGCTTGAGGCGATCTCAGCCATTGCTGGTTCTGAAATAAACGTCGTTGGTGCGGATCTTGTTGAAGTTGCACCAGCTTATGACCCATCCGAACAAACGCCGATTGCGGCTAGTAAATTTATCCGTGAAATGCTTCTCGGCTGGACTCACAAAAAATAA
- a CDS encoding DUF1934 domain-containing protein, with product MSDHPIEITIDSRIQSGKEKESTNYSVQGNLVEKGEALYLRYEESLEIGKVSTTVKIDKEQVTVIRRGALSMRQQFAPGQVSESLYKTPFGSMPMQIRTERIEQLVDKEKHKGRLTLRYLLNLEEDETQRHELSLSWKGASQ from the coding sequence ATGAGTGATCATCCGATTGAAATAACCATTGATTCCCGTATCCAATCGGGAAAAGAAAAAGAATCTACAAACTATTCCGTGCAGGGAAACCTCGTTGAAAAGGGAGAGGCGCTTTATTTACGCTATGAAGAAAGCCTTGAGATTGGCAAGGTTTCAACTACTGTTAAAATAGATAAAGAGCAAGTGACCGTGATTCGAAGAGGGGCGCTATCGATGCGTCAGCAATTTGCGCCAGGACAAGTGTCAGAATCTCTATATAAAACGCCGTTCGGATCGATGCCGATGCAAATTCGGACGGAACGAATTGAGCAATTGGTGGACAAGGAGAAGCACAAAGGACGCCTAACGCTTCGCTATTTGCTTAACCTCGAGGAAGATGAAACGCAGCGACACGAACTGTCGCTAAGCTGGAAAGGAGCAAGTCAATGA
- the argS gene encoding arginine--tRNA ligase — MNSVEQKKEQLKEEIKQAVLKASLASESEMPEVILESPKDKAHGDYATNMAMQLARIAKKAPRAIAEDLKANLDMTKAGIKQIDIAGPGFINFFMDTAYLTELIPTILDKGNNYGRSANKNEKIQVEFVSANPTGSLHLGHARGAAVGDTLCNVLDRAGYDVSREYYINDAGNQIHNLTVSLEARYMQALGKEKDMPEDGYQGQDIVQFGKDLVEKEGDRLLQLDEKERYAYFREYGLERELEKLKKDLKEFGVEFDVWFSETSLYQSSKIDDVLAKLNERGETFEQDGATWFRSTTYGDDKDRVLIKGDGSYTYLTPDIAYHQDKLSRGFDKLINIWGADHHGYIPRMKAAIEALGYKREQLEVEIIQMVNLFKDGEKMKMSKRTGKAVTLRELMDEVGIDAMRYFFSMRSSDSHLDFDMDLAVSRSNENPVYYVQYAHARVCSILRQGEEMGLTEDADLSLITSEKEMDLLKKLGELPEAIAEAADKRMTHRITNYSFELAQALHSFYNAERVLDPEDLAKSAARFKLMKAVRQTIQNTLEIIGVTAPEKM, encoded by the coding sequence ATGAACAGTGTGGAACAAAAGAAAGAACAGCTAAAAGAAGAAATCAAGCAGGCCGTATTAAAGGCTAGTCTTGCATCAGAGAGTGAAATGCCGGAAGTGATTTTGGAATCACCTAAAGACAAGGCTCACGGTGACTATGCGACGAACATGGCGATGCAGCTTGCTCGTATCGCGAAAAAAGCGCCGAGAGCTATTGCTGAGGATCTTAAAGCAAATCTTGATATGACAAAAGCAGGGATTAAGCAGATTGATATCGCTGGTCCTGGGTTTATTAACTTTTTTATGGATACTGCTTATTTAACAGAGCTCATTCCAACGATTCTTGATAAAGGAAACAACTATGGCCGATCTGCAAACAAGAATGAAAAAATCCAAGTAGAGTTCGTTTCAGCGAACCCAACTGGAAGCCTGCACCTTGGTCATGCACGAGGAGCGGCTGTAGGTGATACGCTTTGTAATGTGCTTGATCGTGCCGGTTATGATGTTTCGCGTGAATATTACATCAATGATGCTGGGAACCAGATTCATAATTTAACGGTTTCTCTTGAAGCTCGCTACATGCAAGCACTTGGAAAAGAAAAGGACATGCCTGAAGATGGCTATCAAGGTCAGGATATCGTTCAGTTCGGGAAAGATCTTGTCGAGAAGGAAGGCGACCGTCTACTTCAACTCGATGAGAAAGAGCGCTATGCTTACTTCCGCGAGTACGGTCTTGAGCGCGAGCTTGAGAAGCTAAAGAAGGATTTGAAAGAATTTGGTGTTGAATTCGATGTCTGGTTCTCTGAGACTTCTCTTTATCAATCAAGCAAAATCGATGATGTTCTTGCGAAGCTAAATGAACGCGGTGAAACATTTGAGCAGGACGGTGCTACGTGGTTCCGCTCGACTACTTACGGCGATGACAAAGATCGCGTCTTGATTAAAGGCGATGGTTCTTATACGTATCTAACTCCGGATATTGCTTACCACCAAGATAAACTTTCTCGTGGATTCGATAAGCTGATCAACATTTGGGGAGCTGACCACCACGGCTATATTCCAAGAATGAAAGCGGCAATCGAAGCACTTGGTTATAAGCGTGAGCAGCTAGAAGTGGAAATTATTCAAATGGTGAACCTCTTTAAAGATGGTGAAAAAATGAAGATGAGTAAGCGAACAGGTAAAGCTGTTACGCTTCGTGAATTGATGGATGAAGTCGGTATCGATGCAATGCGCTATTTCTTCTCAATGCGCAGCTCAGATTCTCACCTTGATTTTGATATGGACCTTGCCGTATCACGCTCGAATGAAAACCCTGTGTATTACGTGCAATATGCGCACGCTCGCGTATGCAGTATTCTTCGTCAGGGAGAAGAGATGGGGCTAACAGAAGATGCGGATCTATCTCTCATTACATCTGAGAAAGAAATGGACCTTCTTAAGAAGCTCGGTGAATTGCCTGAAGCGATTGCGGAAGCAGCGGATAAGCGCATGACGCATCGCATTACAAACTATTCATTTGAACTTGCTCAAGCACTACACAGCTTCTACAATGCTGAACGAGTTCTTGATCCAGAAGATCTTGCGAAAAGTGCGGCTCGTTTCAAACTTATGAAAGCCGTTCGTCAAACGATTCAAAACACCCTTGAAATCATTGGCGTAACTGCACCAGAGAAAATGTAA
- a CDS encoding XapX domain-containing protein, which produces MKTVLIATLTGFLVGLIFAFLKLPIPAPPAFAGIAGIVGIYLGFKAYEWLSGFWSL; this is translated from the coding sequence ATGAAGACAGTTTTGATTGCAACATTAACAGGATTTTTGGTCGGGTTAATTTTTGCGTTTTTGAAGCTACCCATCCCAGCTCCACCTGCATTCGCAGGCATTGCTGGGATTGTTGGGATATACCTTGGATTTAAGGCGTATGAATGGTTATCAGGGTTCTGGTCACTGTAG
- the uvsE gene encoding UV DNA damage repair endonuclease UvsE — protein sequence MKLRFGYVSNALALHEASPARTMTFSTWSKLSEEERSEKLHTITETNLKSTLRALHYNIAHEIDLYRMSSSIVPLATHPEAKWDYITPFRYMFEEIGELVQKHRLRVSFHPNQFTLFTSPKQHVTDNAIGDLDYHVAMLDAMGLDSRSIVNIHIGGAYGDKEETLKRFYANFDSIPSHLRSHVTLENDDKTYNAKETLEACEQTGVPFIFDYHHHLANPGDGLPERFFERVHETWKPKGLLPKYHLSSPKSASAYRSHADYVDSEFAIPFIDMLKEYGEDADIMIEAKKKDLAALQLVDDLSAIRGVKRLSGGSVLWK from the coding sequence ATGAAGCTCAGATTTGGATATGTATCAAACGCACTTGCGTTGCACGAAGCTTCACCGGCGCGTACAATGACTTTTTCCACCTGGTCAAAGCTTTCTGAAGAAGAACGTTCAGAGAAACTTCATACAATTACAGAAACGAATTTAAAGAGTACGTTACGTGCGCTGCACTACAATATTGCACATGAAATTGATTTGTATCGTATGTCTTCTTCCATTGTTCCGCTTGCGACGCATCCTGAAGCAAAGTGGGATTACATTACGCCTTTCCGTTACATGTTTGAAGAGATCGGTGAGCTTGTTCAAAAGCACCGCCTTCGTGTGAGCTTTCATCCGAACCAATTCACTCTTTTTACAAGTCCAAAACAACACGTAACGGACAATGCTATAGGTGACTTGGACTATCATGTTGCTATGCTAGATGCGATGGGACTAGACTCTCGCTCCATCGTTAATATACATATTGGTGGAGCTTACGGAGATAAAGAGGAAACCCTTAAGCGTTTTTACGCGAATTTTGATTCCATTCCTTCTCATCTTCGCTCGCATGTGACGCTTGAAAATGATGATAAAACATACAATGCGAAAGAAACGCTCGAGGCATGTGAGCAAACAGGCGTCCCGTTTATTTTCGATTACCATCATCATCTAGCGAATCCAGGCGACGGACTACCTGAGCGCTTTTTTGAACGCGTTCATGAAACATGGAAGCCAAAAGGACTTCTACCGAAATACCACCTTTCCTCTCCCAAATCTGCTAGCGCCTACCGGAGTCATGCAGATTATGTGGACAGTGAGTTTGCCATTCCGTTTATAGACATGTTGAAGGAATACGGAGAAGATGCTGACATCATGATTGAAGCAAAGAAAAAAGACCTCGCAGCTCTGCAGCTTGTCGACGATCTTTCAGCGATACGTGGCGTCAAAAGACTTAGTGGAGGTTCTGTATTATGGAAATAA